In one Lolium rigidum isolate FL_2022 chromosome 3, APGP_CSIRO_Lrig_0.1, whole genome shotgun sequence genomic region, the following are encoded:
- the LOC124701485 gene encoding serine/threonine-protein kinase EDR1-like: MKNLFKSKIKWQHRSNDPAASSSSSSSTQQPPSTSPATSPSGTAPSLSTSAASAPSPTAAAAATTPTAAAGGGDDYMYSEEEFQMQLAMALSASNSDLLGDRDGDQIRDAKLMSLAAGDHRFRAAGRDDAHTAESLSRRYWDYNFLDYHEKVIDGFYDIFGPSMESSRQGKMPSLEDLQTGIGDLGFEVIVINRTIDGALQEMEQVAQCILLDFPVANIALLVQRIADLVTDNLGGPVKDANAMLARWLETSTQLRTSLHTSLLPIGCINIGLSRHRALLFKILADSVGIPCKLVKGSNYTGDEDDAVNIIKVDKEREFLVDLMAAPGTLIPADVLSWKGNSLNPNRKLGQNQMAGPSSTIGSDLVANALPLEHKGDQLPLFDNGDWISASQSGYEKEAARAPSQTSSSGMPSVAAASVFDDSWTLVSRGQSDEPSTSAGTSSQQTIEYPGAGNTKNPGHQNSESENLFAELNPFGRIEAKKASVPFKGPDNRNDELQRRRENVVPSTGKPQQRLVMKNWSPYNDVSNNKQYNYVQDSFARRNIGDNVVSSSQMPRLAANSTDLNIGARNDASHPISAHNNHCFMAGSTVMKMPSVAESGKAAEKVMRGDLNKGPTDSILENQPPFERHKWGNPAEQRVPTNSVQNQAKEREANYDGKQDHKNLLPDPKKSPLDRFMDTSVPSRNLESVSPSSARSHRLDCVFDDVSECEIPWEDLVIGERIGLGSYGEVYRADWNGTEVAVKKFLDQDFYGDALDEFRSEVRIMRRLRHPNIVLFMGAVTRPPNLSIVSEYLPRGSLYKILHRPGCQIDEKRRIKMAIDVAKGMNCLHTSVPTIVHRDLKSPNLLVDNNWTVKVCDFGLSRLKHSTFLSSKSTAGTPEWMAPEVLRNEQSNEKCDVYSFGVILWELATLRMPWSGMNPMQVVGAVGFQDRRLDIPKEIDPLVARIIWECWQKDPNLRPSFAQLTTALKTVQRLVAPSHPETQSPPVSQEIWVNSSTP, from the exons ATGAAGAACCTCTTCAAGAGCAAGATCAAGTGGCAGCACCGCTCCAACGACCCCGCCGCTTCCTCATCCTCTTCATCCTCTACGCAGCAGCCGCCGTCCACTTCGCCGGCGACCTCCCCGTCGGGCACGGCGCCGTCGCTGTCCACCTCGGCGGCCTCCGCCCCgtcccctaccgccgccgcggcggcgacGACTCCGACGGCGGCGGCTGGGGGCGGGGACGACTACATGTACTCGGAGGAGGAGTTCCAGATGCAGCTGGCCATGGCGCTCTCCGCCTCCAACAGCGACCTCCTGGGGGACCGGGACGGGGACCAGATCAGGGACGCCAAGCTCATGAGCCTCGCCGCCGGGGACCACCGCTTCCGCGCCGCCGGACGGGACGACGCCCACACCGCCGAGTCGCTCTCGCGCCGATACTGG GACTACAATTTTCTCGATTATCATGAGAAAGTTATTGATGGTTTCTACGACATATTTGGCCCCTCTATGGAATCCTCTAGGCAGGGGAAAATGCCATCACTAGAAGATCTTCAAACAGGCATAGGGGACCTGGGCTTTGAAGTCATTGTAATCAACCGTACAATTGATGGTGCCTTGCAAGAGATGGAGCAAGTGGCGCAGTGCATCTTGCTGGACTTTCCTGTTGCAAATATTGCACTCCTAGTGCAAAGAATAGCTGATCTTGTCACGGATAATCTGGGTGGACCTGTGAAAGATGCAAATGCCATGCTTGCAAGGTGGTTGGAGACGAGTACTCAGCTGAGAACCTCACTTCATACTAGCTTGCTGCCGATTGGCTGCATAAACATAGGGCTGTCTCGCCACCGTGCCCTTCTTTTCAAG ATTCTTGCTGATAGCGTTGGCATTCCGTGCAAACTTGTCAAAGGGAGTAATTATACtggtgatgaggatgatgctGTTAACATAATAAAGGTCGACAAAGAAAG GGAGTTTTTGGTAGATCTGATGGCTGCTCCCGGGACTCTTATTCCAGCAGATGTCTTAAGTTGGAAGGGCAATTCGTTAAATCCTAACCGTAAACTTGGCCAGAATCAAATGGCTGGGCCATCAAGTACCATTGGTTCTGATCTGGTTGCTAATGCATTGCCACTTGAACATAAAGGTGATCAACTGCCTTTGTTTGACAACGGTGATTGGATATCAGCCAGTCAATCTGGATATGAGAAAGAAGCAGCCAGAGCACCTTCACAAACCTCTTCTAGTGGCATGCCATCTGTTGCTGCTGCAAGTGTTTTTGATGATTCTTGGACATTAGTTTCCCGTGGGCAATCAGATGAGCCGTCAACTTCTGCTGGTACATCGTCGCAGCAGACAATTGAATATCCTGGGGCTGGGAATACAAAAAATCCAGGTCACCAAAATTCTGAGTCTGAAAACCtatttgctgagcttaatccttttgGGCGTATTGAGGCAAAGAAAGCTTCAGTACCTTTCAAAGGGCCAGATAATAGAAACGACGAGTTACAAAGGCGTAGAGAGAATGTGGTCCCTAGCACGGGAAAACCACAACAAAGATTGGTTATGAAAAATTGGTCTCCTTACAACGATGTCTCTAACAACAAGCAGTACAACTATGTTCAGGACTCATTTGCACGTAGAAATATTGGTGATAATGTCGTATCATCATCACAGATGCCACGTTTAGCTGCAAATAGTACTGATCTTAATATTGGAGCGCGTAATGATGCATCACATCCTATATCAGCTCATAATAATCACTGTTTTATGGCCGGTTCTACTGTCATGAAGATGCCTTCTGTAGCTGAGAGTGGGAAGGCTGCTGAAAAGGTGATGCGTGGTGATTTGAATAAAGGTCCTACAGATTCTATTCTGGAAAATCAACCACCATTTGAAAGACACAAATGGGGTAATCCTGCAGAACAAAGGGTTCCAACCAACTCAGTTCAGAATCAAGCTAAAGAACGTGAGGCGAACTACGATGGAAAACAAGACCATAAAAACTTGCTTCCTGATCCAAAGAAGTCTCCACTCGACAGATTCATGGACACATCAGTCCCATCAAgaaatctggaatctgtttcaccATCCTCTGCCAGATCACACAGGCTTGATTGTGTGTTTGATGATGTTTCTGAATGTGAAATTCCTTGGGAAGATCTTGTGATTGGTGAAAGGATTGGCTTAG GTTCATATGGGGAGGTGTACCGTGCTGATTGGAATGGAACA GAGGTAGCTGTAAAGAAATTTTTGGATCAAGATTTCTATGGTGATGCTTTGGATGAATTCCGAAGTGAA GTGCGGATTATGCGTCGGCTGCGTCATCCAAACATCGTTCTCTTTATGGGTGCTGTCACACGCCCTCCAAACTTATCTATTGTATCTGAGTATCTTCCAAG GGGGAGCTTATATAAAATCCTTCACCGTCCTGGCTGCCAAATTGATGAGAAGCGGAGGATTAAGATGGCCATTGACGTG GCCAAAGGCATGAATTGCCTCCACACTAGTGTACCGACAATTGTTCACCGGGATCTTAAATCACCAAACTTGCTGGTCGACAATAATTGGACTGTAAAG GTTTGTGATTTTGGGCTTTCACGCTTGAAGCACAGCACATTTTTATCATCCAAATCAACTGCTGGAACT CCGGAGTGGATGGCACCCGAGGTCTTGCGTAATGAGCAATCAAATGAAAA GTGCGATGTTTACAGCTTTGGCGTCATCTTGTGGGAACTAGCAACACTTAGAATGCCATGGAGTGGGATGAACCCAATGCAGGTCGTGGGAGCGGTTGGCTTCCAGGACCGAAGGCTTGACATCCCAAAGGAAATCGACCCTCTAGTTGCAAGGATTATATGGGAGTGCTGGCAGAA